Proteins encoded together in one Bacteroides zoogleoformans window:
- the hisC gene encoding histidinol-phosphate transaminase, producing the protein MKPLKELTRPNIWQLKPYSSARDEYKGATASVFLDANENPYNTPHNRYPDPMQRDLKKELSKIKKVAPDRIFLGNGSDEAIDLVYRAFCEPRTDNVVAIDPTYGMYQVCAEVNDVEYRKVLLDEEFQFSADKLLAASDAHTKLVFLCSPNNPTGNDLLRREIEKLLGGFDGLVVLDEAYNDFSEAPSFLEDLDKYPNLIVLQTFSKAWGCAAIRLGMAFASLEIISILNKIKYPYNVNLLTQKQAMETLYRYYEVEHWVKTLKEERENLEKEFAKLPCTVHIFPSNANFFLARMTDAVNIYSYLVSEGIIVRNRHSVSLCGNCLRITVGTRMENEKLIEALRRFRIGEHL; encoded by the coding sequence ATGAAACCATTAAAAGAATTAACCCGCCCGAACATTTGGCAACTGAAGCCTTATTCTTCGGCGCGCGATGAATATAAAGGTGCAACCGCATCCGTCTTTCTTGATGCGAATGAGAATCCTTATAACACACCTCACAACCGTTATCCGGATCCAATGCAGCGGGATTTGAAGAAAGAACTTTCCAAAATAAAGAAAGTGGCCCCTGACCGCATATTTCTTGGAAATGGCAGTGACGAAGCCATCGATCTGGTGTATCGTGCTTTTTGTGAACCTCGTACAGACAATGTGGTGGCCATAGACCCCACCTATGGAATGTATCAGGTATGCGCCGAGGTCAATGACGTGGAGTATCGCAAGGTTTTGCTCGATGAAGAATTTCAATTTTCGGCAGATAAACTTTTGGCGGCATCCGATGCGCATACCAAGCTGGTATTCCTTTGTTCGCCAAACAATCCGACCGGCAACGACCTGCTTCGCCGCGAAATAGAAAAGCTGCTTGGAGGGTTTGATGGATTAGTGGTGCTGGACGAAGCTTATAACGATTTCTCCGAAGCCCCTTCTTTCCTTGAAGATTTAGATAAATATCCCAATCTTATTGTTCTTCAGACCTTTTCTAAAGCATGGGGATGTGCAGCCATTCGTTTGGGTATGGCATTTGCTTCGTTGGAGATTATCAGCATTCTCAACAAAATAAAATACCCCTACAACGTGAATTTGTTGACACAAAAGCAAGCCATGGAAACGCTATACCGTTACTATGAAGTAGAGCATTGGGTGAAGACCTTGAAAGAAGAACGGGAAAATCTGGAAAAAGAGTTTGCAAAGTTGCCTTGTACCGTACATATCTTCCCTTCCAATGCCAATTTCTTTTTGGCTCGCATGACGGATGCCGTGAACATTTACAGTTATTTGGTCAGCGAGGGCATCATTGTACGCAACCGCCATTCGGTATCGCTCTGTGGAAATTGTCTGCGCATAACGGTAGGGACACGCATGGAAAATGAGAAACTGATTGAAGCGTTGAGAAGATTCAGAATAGGGGAACACTTATAG
- the hisB gene encoding bifunctional histidinol-phosphatase/imidazoleglycerol-phosphate dehydratase HisB: MKKVLFIDRDGTLVIEPPVDYQLDSLEKLEFYPKVMRNLGFIRNNLDFEFVMVTNQDGLGTASFPEESFWPAHNLMMKTLVGEGITFDDVCIDCSMPEDNAPTRKPHTGMLTKYLDNQEYDLAHSFVIGDRPTDVELAKNLGCRAILLQDDAALLHPERGTAACEGLEAYCALITKDWDKVTEFLFAGERKAEVRRTTKETDIHVALDLDGKGRCDITTGLGFFNHLLEQIGKHGGIDLTIRVKGDLEVDEHHTIEDTALALGECIYRALGSKRGIERYGYALPMDDSLCQVCLDFGGRPWLVWDAEFKREKIGEMPTEMFMHFFKSLSDAAKMNLNIKAEGQNEHHKIEGIFKALARALKMAVKRDIYHFELPSSKGVL; this comes from the coding sequence ATGAAAAAGGTACTTTTTATAGATCGTGACGGTACTTTGGTGATTGAACCTCCCGTTGATTATCAGCTGGATTCTTTAGAAAAATTGGAGTTTTATCCGAAGGTGATGCGTAATTTGGGTTTTATACGCAACAATCTGGATTTTGAATTTGTCATGGTGACTAATCAAGATGGACTGGGAACAGCTTCCTTTCCGGAAGAATCTTTTTGGCCGGCACACAATTTGATGATGAAGACACTGGTGGGAGAGGGCATCACGTTTGATGATGTTTGTATAGACTGCAGTATGCCCGAAGACAACGCCCCGACCCGCAAACCACATACAGGTATGCTCACTAAGTATCTGGATAATCAGGAATATGACTTGGCACATAGTTTTGTCATCGGCGACCGTCCTACCGATGTGGAACTGGCAAAGAACCTGGGATGCCGGGCCATCTTGCTGCAGGATGATGCCGCCTTGTTGCATCCCGAAAGAGGTACTGCCGCATGCGAAGGTCTTGAAGCTTATTGTGCCCTTATCACCAAAGATTGGGATAAAGTAACGGAATTTCTTTTTGCCGGCGAACGCAAAGCGGAAGTGCGGCGCACCACCAAAGAAACAGATATTCATGTGGCTTTAGATCTGGATGGAAAGGGGCGTTGCGATATCACTACCGGACTGGGCTTTTTCAATCATCTGTTAGAGCAAATAGGCAAGCATGGCGGCATTGATTTGACAATTCGCGTGAAAGGTGATTTGGAAGTGGACGAACATCATACCATAGAAGATACAGCTCTTGCTTTGGGCGAATGCATCTATCGGGCTTTAGGCAGTAAACGAGGAATAGAACGTTACGGCTATGCTCTTCCCATGGATGACTCTCTTTGTCAGGTTTGCCTTGATTTCGGCGGGCGTCCATGGCTTGTATGGGATGCAGAGTTCAAGCGCGAGAAGATAGGGGAGATGCCCACAGAGATGTTCATGCATTTCTTTAAATCGCTAAGCGATGCGGCTAAAATGAACCTCAACATCAAAGCGGAAGGGCAGAACGAGCATCATAAGATAGAAGGAATCTTCAAAGCCTTGGCCCGTGCACTGAAAATGGCTGTGAAAAGGGATATTTATCATTTTGAGCTACCCAGTTCCAAAGGGGTCTTATAA
- the tgt gene encoding tRNA guanosine(34) transglycosylase Tgt codes for MTFELQYTDSKTNARAGLLTTDHGQIATPIFMPVGTVGTVKGVHIPELKDDIKAQIILGNTYHLYLRPGLEVIEKAGGLHKFNGFDRPMLTDSGGFQVFSLSDIRKLREEGAEFRSHIDGSKHIFTPEKVMDIERTIGADIMMAFDECPPGNSDYEYAKRSLGLTHRWLDRCIKRFNETEPKYGYRQSLFPIVQGCVYRDLRTQSAEFVASKEADGNAIGGLAVGEPVDKMYEMIELVNGILPKDKPRYLMGVGTPVNILEGIERGVDMFDCVMPTRNGRNGMLFTKDGIINMRNKKWETDFSPIEADGASYVDALYSKAYLRHLFHAQELLAMQIASIHNLAFYLWLVGEARKHIIAGDFATWKPMMVKRVSTRL; via the coding sequence ATGACGTTCGAACTACAATATACAGACAGCAAAACAAATGCGCGTGCCGGCCTGCTCACTACCGACCATGGGCAAATTGCAACTCCTATCTTTATGCCCGTGGGGACAGTAGGAACAGTGAAAGGCGTACACATTCCCGAATTGAAAGATGATATAAAGGCGCAAATCATATTGGGCAACACATACCATCTTTATCTGCGGCCGGGGCTGGAAGTGATTGAAAAAGCCGGCGGATTGCATAAGTTCAACGGTTTCGACCGCCCTATGCTGACCGATAGCGGTGGCTTTCAGGTGTTTTCGCTATCCGATATTCGTAAGCTGCGTGAAGAGGGTGCGGAATTCCGTTCGCACATAGACGGTAGCAAGCACATCTTCACTCCGGAGAAAGTGATGGATATAGAACGTACCATAGGCGCGGATATCATGATGGCTTTTGATGAGTGTCCTCCCGGAAACTCGGATTATGAATACGCCAAAAGGTCATTGGGCTTGACGCATCGCTGGTTGGATCGTTGCATTAAACGTTTCAATGAAACCGAACCGAAATATGGCTATCGACAATCTTTGTTCCCCATTGTGCAAGGTTGCGTCTACAGAGACCTCCGCACACAATCGGCAGAATTTGTGGCCTCCAAGGAGGCGGATGGAAATGCCATCGGCGGATTGGCTGTAGGTGAGCCTGTAGACAAAATGTACGAAATGATAGAATTAGTGAACGGAATCCTTCCCAAAGATAAGCCGCGTTATCTGATGGGAGTGGGAACACCGGTGAATATTCTGGAGGGTATCGAGCGCGGAGTCGATATGTTTGACTGCGTGATGCCTACCCGCAATGGGCGCAACGGCATGCTATTTACAAAAGACGGCATCATCAATATGCGTAACAAGAAATGGGAGACGGACTTCTCTCCCATCGAGGCGGATGGCGCATCATACGTAGATGCCTTGTACAGTAAAGCATATCTGCGCCATCTGTTTCATGCGCAAGAACTATTGGCCATGCAAATAGCCTCCATTCATAATCTGGCATTCTACTTGTGGCTGGTGGGCGAAGCTCGCAAACATATCATCGCCGGCGACTTCGCTACTTGGAAACCGATGATGGTAAAACGTGTATCGACAAGGTTATGA
- a CDS encoding tRNA1(Val) (adenine(37)-N6)-methyltransferase, which translates to MSSSTFRFKGFTIEQDKCAMKVGTDGVLLGAWAPIDQAKRILDVGTGTGLIALQLAQRNAQVGITALEIDPVAATQAAENVRNSPWADRVEIICQDYQVYNPANKFDLIVSNPPYFVDALKCPDEQRCMARHAGGLNYFTLFRKSKSLLTEEGVVSIIIPSEVEKIVRDAAWDNGLFPIRRMQVFTKPGKPCRRILLSFGFQEKGCMEECLCIETVNNEYTPEYRHLTKEFYLKM; encoded by the coding sequence ATGTCAAGTTCAACTTTCCGGTTTAAAGGTTTTACTATTGAACAAGATAAATGTGCCATGAAAGTAGGTACGGACGGAGTGCTTTTGGGGGCATGGGCGCCGATTGATCAGGCTAAACGCATACTCGATGTAGGAACGGGTACGGGATTGATAGCCTTGCAATTGGCACAACGCAATGCGCAAGTAGGCATTACGGCTCTCGAAATAGATCCTGTTGCCGCGACGCAAGCCGCGGAAAACGTGCGTAATTCTCCTTGGGCCGACAGGGTAGAGATAATATGCCAGGATTATCAGGTTTACAATCCGGCAAATAAATTCGACCTTATCGTGTCCAATCCCCCTTACTTTGTGGATGCTCTGAAATGTCCCGATGAACAGCGATGTATGGCAAGACATGCAGGTGGATTGAACTACTTCACGCTCTTTAGGAAATCGAAAAGCTTATTGACGGAAGAAGGGGTGGTAAGTATCATTATCCCCTCGGAGGTAGAAAAGATTGTGCGGGATGCGGCATGGGATAACGGTCTTTTTCCGATACGCCGGATGCAGGTCTTCACCAAGCCCGGAAAGCCATGCCGGCGCATTCTGCTTAGTTTCGGCTTTCAAGAAAAAGGATGTATGGAAGAATGTCTATGCATCGAAACCGTGAACAATGAATATACCCCGGAATACCGACATCTTACAAAAGAGTTTTATCTGAAAATGTAA
- the lon gene encoding endopeptidase La, translated as MKKRDYLSDIENRDENAFSVIADFEGSEEQLMDIEVKEILPILPLRNMVLFPGVFMPVSVGRKSSLRLVREAEKKNSYIAVVCQKQVETESPLFEDLHTVGTIAKIVRILEMPDQSTTVILQGSKRLELKEITDTVPYLKGRIEALNDDLPDKKDKEFQALVEACKDLTVRYIKSSEMFPQDSAFAIKNINNPMFLVNFICTNFPLKKDEKIELLHIDSLRARSYRLLEILNREVQLAEIKESIQMRAREDIDQQQREYFLQQQIKTIQDELGGSGQEQEIEEMRQKAETIKWSKEVKDTFLKEVDKLERSHPQSPDYSVQLNYLQTMLSLPWGVYTADNLNLANAEKTLNKDHYGLEKVKERILEHLAVLKLKGNMKAPIICLYGPPGVGKTSLGRSIAAALKRKYIRMSLGGVHDEAEIRGHRKTYIGAMPGRIIKSLIKAGSSNPVFILDEIDKVGSDHQGDPSSALLEVLDPEQNTTFHDNFLDVDYDLSKVMFIATANNLNTIPGPLLDRMELIEVSGYITEEKIEIARRHLVPKELEANGMKKNAIKFSKNTLEAVIENYTRESGVRELEKKIGKILRKSARQYATNGCFSKEEIKPGDLYDFLGAPEYTRDKYQGNDYAGVVTGLAWTAVGGEILFVETSLSRGKGGRLTLTGNLGDVMKESAMLALEYIKAHSSLLHLDDEIFDNWNIHVHVPEGAIPKDGPSAGITMATSLASALTQRKVKANLAMTGEITLRGKVLPVGGIKEKILAAKRAGIKEIILSDENRKNIEEIQEIYLQGLIFHYVKDIKEVFAIALTDEKVADAIDLSVKKDKKEG; from the coding sequence ATGAAGAAAAGAGATTATCTGAGTGATATCGAAAATAGAGATGAGAATGCTTTCTCTGTAATTGCAGATTTTGAAGGGAGCGAAGAACAATTGATGGATATTGAAGTTAAGGAGATATTGCCCATATTGCCTCTGCGAAACATGGTATTGTTCCCGGGTGTGTTTATGCCGGTGTCTGTGGGGAGAAAATCGTCCCTCAGGCTGGTACGGGAAGCAGAGAAGAAGAATTCATACATAGCTGTGGTATGCCAGAAGCAGGTTGAGACAGAATCTCCGCTTTTTGAGGATTTGCATACTGTAGGCACCATTGCCAAGATTGTTCGTATACTTGAAATGCCCGACCAGAGCACTACCGTCATTCTTCAGGGTTCCAAGCGCTTGGAGCTGAAAGAAATCACAGATACGGTTCCCTACTTGAAAGGACGCATAGAAGCGCTGAATGACGACCTTCCTGACAAGAAGGACAAAGAATTCCAGGCATTGGTAGAGGCCTGCAAGGATTTGACCGTACGCTACATCAAATCGTCCGAGATGTTTCCGCAAGATTCGGCATTTGCCATCAAGAACATTAATAATCCCATGTTCCTTGTCAACTTCATCTGTACGAATTTTCCGCTAAAAAAAGATGAAAAGATAGAATTGTTGCACATCGACTCCTTGCGGGCTCGTTCTTATCGTTTGCTCGAAATATTGAACCGCGAAGTGCAGTTGGCCGAGATAAAGGAATCCATTCAAATGCGTGCGCGGGAGGACATAGACCAGCAGCAACGCGAGTATTTCTTGCAGCAACAGATTAAAACCATCCAAGATGAGCTGGGAGGCAGCGGACAGGAGCAGGAAATAGAGGAAATGCGCCAAAAGGCGGAGACGATAAAGTGGAGCAAGGAAGTGAAAGATACTTTCTTGAAAGAAGTAGACAAACTGGAACGTTCACACCCACAATCTCCCGACTACAGCGTACAGCTGAATTATTTGCAGACAATGCTTTCTCTGCCATGGGGGGTATATACTGCGGACAATTTGAATCTTGCCAATGCCGAGAAAACGCTGAATAAAGACCATTACGGCCTGGAGAAGGTGAAAGAGCGTATTCTGGAACACCTTGCCGTACTGAAGTTGAAAGGCAATATGAAAGCTCCCATCATCTGTTTGTATGGCCCTCCGGGAGTAGGGAAAACATCTTTAGGACGCTCCATTGCGGCAGCTTTGAAGCGAAAATACATCCGCATGTCCTTAGGGGGCGTGCACGATGAAGCCGAAATCCGCGGACATCGCAAAACCTATATCGGAGCAATGCCGGGGCGAATCATCAAGAGCTTGATAAAAGCCGGTTCTTCCAATCCAGTATTCATTCTGGATGAGATAGACAAAGTGGGCTCCGACCATCAAGGAGACCCCTCCTCTGCCCTGCTTGAGGTGCTCGACCCGGAACAGAACACAACGTTCCATGACAATTTTCTGGATGTGGATTACGACTTGTCCAAGGTTATGTTCATCGCCACAGCCAATAATCTGAACACCATTCCCGGGCCATTGCTCGACCGTATGGAGTTGATTGAGGTCAGTGGATATATCACTGAAGAGAAAATAGAGATAGCCCGCCGCCATTTGGTTCCGAAAGAGTTGGAAGCCAATGGTATGAAGAAGAATGCCATCAAGTTCTCGAAGAACACATTGGAAGCTGTCATTGAAAATTATACTCGTGAGAGCGGCGTACGCGAGTTGGAAAAGAAAATCGGAAAGATTCTTCGCAAATCGGCACGCCAATATGCCACGAACGGCTGTTTCTCGAAAGAAGAGATAAAACCGGGAGATTTGTATGACTTCTTGGGAGCACCCGAATATACTCGTGACAAATATCAGGGCAATGACTATGCCGGTGTGGTCACAGGTCTGGCATGGACGGCTGTGGGCGGTGAGATTCTTTTTGTGGAGACCAGTTTGAGTCGCGGAAAAGGCGGACGCCTGACACTGACAGGAAACTTGGGAGATGTGATGAAAGAGTCTGCCATGTTGGCATTGGAGTACATCAAAGCACACTCCTCTTTATTGCACCTTGACGACGAAATCTTTGATAACTGGAACATTCATGTGCATGTGCCCGAAGGCGCTATCCCGAAAGATGGCCCGTCGGCAGGTATCACGATGGCAACCTCCCTTGCATCCGCACTTACGCAAAGAAAAGTGAAAGCCAATCTCGCCATGACAGGAGAGATAACCTTGCGCGGCAAAGTGCTTCCGGTTGGCGGCATCAAAGAGAAGATTTTGGCGGCCAAGCGTGCCGGTATCAAAGAAATCATCTTAAGCGATGAGAATCGTAAAAACATAGAAGAAATACAAGAGATATATCTACAGGGACTTATTTTCCATTACGTAAAAGATATAAAAGAAGTGTTCGCCATTGCGTTGACTGACGAAAAGGTGGCTGATGCCATTGACTTGTCGGTAAAAAAAGATAAGAAAGAAGGATGA
- the hisG gene encoding ATP phosphoribosyltransferase, producing the protein MLRIAVQAKGRLYDETMAFLEESDIKLSAMKRSLLVQSSNFPLEVLFLRDDDIPQSVATGVADIGIVGENEFVEKQEDAEIIKRLGFSKCRLSLAMPKDIEYPGVKWFEGRKIATSYPGILSSYLTEQGVKAEIHVITGSVEVAPGIGLADAIFDIVSSGSTLVSNRLKEVEIVMKSEALLIGCKNMSEEKAEILKELLFRMDAVRTAEDKKYVLMNAPQERLEEIVAVLPGMRSPTVMPLAQEGWCSVHTVLDEKCFWEIIGKLKALGAEGILVLPIEKMIV; encoded by the coding sequence ATGTTAAGAATTGCAGTACAGGCCAAAGGCCGCCTCTATGACGAAACAATGGCTTTTTTAGAAGAATCGGACATAAAGTTGAGTGCCATGAAACGCTCATTGTTGGTACAATCGTCGAACTTCCCTCTTGAAGTGCTGTTTTTGAGAGACGATGATATTCCTCAATCAGTGGCTACGGGGGTGGCTGATATAGGCATTGTAGGTGAAAACGAATTTGTGGAGAAGCAAGAAGATGCCGAGATAATCAAGCGTCTGGGGTTCAGCAAGTGCCGTCTGTCTCTGGCAATGCCGAAAGACATTGAATATCCGGGAGTGAAATGGTTTGAAGGAAGAAAAATAGCGACTTCCTATCCCGGCATTCTTTCATCATACTTAACAGAACAAGGGGTAAAAGCCGAAATACATGTCATTACAGGCTCGGTGGAAGTTGCTCCGGGCATCGGTTTGGCAGATGCCATTTTCGATATTGTGAGTTCCGGCTCTACTTTGGTGAGCAACCGGTTAAAGGAAGTGGAGATTGTGATGAAATCCGAAGCCTTGCTGATTGGCTGCAAGAATATGAGTGAGGAAAAAGCCGAAATATTGAAAGAGTTGCTGTTTCGGATGGATGCCGTGAGAACGGCCGAAGATAAGAAGTATGTATTGATGAATGCTCCGCAAGAGAGGTTGGAAGAAATTGTCGCTGTGCTTCCGGGCATGAGGAGCCCCACTGTGATGCCGTTGGCACAAGAGGGTTGGTGCTCTGTACACACAGTACTTGATGAAAAATGTTTTTGGGAAATCATCGGAAAGCTGAAAGCATTGGGGGCTGAAGGCATCTTGGTATTGCCGATTGAGAAAATGATTGTGTAA
- the hisD gene encoding histidinol dehydrogenase, translating to MILISNPDKSQWTEILKRPMMNTESLFDTVRSVIERVKAEGDKAVLEYEEKFDGVSLASLSVSEEEMEEADGLISEDLKAAIYLAKQNIGTFHAAQRFEGKQVQTQPGVNCWQKAVAIEKVGLYIPGGTAPLFSTVLMLAVPAKIAGCKEIVLCTPPGKDGKVHPAVLFAAKTAGVNRIFKIGGIQAIAAMAYGTESVPKTYKIFGPGNQYVTAAKQLVSLRDVAIDMPAGPSEVEVLADETANPVFVAADLLSQAEHGTDSQAMLVTTSAKLQQAVQTEVGRQLALLPRREIAEKSLANSKLIVVDSMEEAIELTNAYAPEHLIIETENYMSVAGRIRNAGSVFLGSFTPESAGDYASGTNHTLPTNGYAKAFGGVGLDSFIRKITFQEIKPEGIRAIGPAIEVMALHENLVAHKNAVTVRLNEINRKK from the coding sequence ATGATATTAATATCAAACCCGGATAAATCGCAATGGACGGAAATTCTGAAACGCCCGATGATGAATACCGAAAGCCTGTTTGATACGGTAAGAAGTGTCATTGAGCGCGTGAAAGCAGAAGGTGATAAGGCCGTCTTGGAATATGAAGAGAAGTTTGACGGTGTGTCATTGGCATCATTGTCCGTATCGGAAGAAGAAATGGAAGAAGCCGATGGACTGATAAGTGAAGATTTGAAAGCTGCCATTTATCTGGCCAAACAGAACATCGGGACTTTTCATGCCGCACAACGGTTTGAAGGGAAGCAAGTGCAGACACAACCGGGGGTGAACTGTTGGCAGAAAGCTGTTGCCATTGAGAAAGTAGGATTATATATTCCGGGAGGAACAGCCCCCTTGTTTTCCACTGTATTGATGCTGGCTGTTCCTGCCAAGATTGCCGGATGCAAGGAGATTGTGTTATGCACACCTCCGGGGAAAGATGGAAAAGTGCATCCCGCCGTGCTGTTTGCCGCCAAAACAGCGGGCGTGAATAGAATTTTCAAAATCGGAGGCATACAAGCCATCGCGGCAATGGCTTATGGCACGGAAAGTGTACCTAAGACATATAAAATCTTCGGTCCGGGCAACCAATATGTCACGGCTGCCAAACAACTGGTCAGTCTGCGTGACGTGGCCATCGATATGCCTGCCGGCCCCTCTGAAGTGGAGGTCTTGGCCGACGAAACAGCCAATCCGGTCTTTGTTGCCGCCGATTTATTAAGTCAGGCGGAACATGGGACAGACAGTCAGGCTATGCTGGTCACCACTTCTGCAAAGTTGCAGCAAGCAGTGCAAACGGAAGTAGGGCGCCAATTGGCCTTATTGCCTCGCAGAGAGATTGCGGAAAAATCTCTTGCCAACAGCAAATTGATAGTGGTAGATAGCATGGAGGAGGCTATTGAACTGACCAATGCCTATGCTCCGGAGCATCTTATCATAGAGACCGAGAACTATATGTCCGTGGCCGGTCGGATAAGGAATGCAGGTTCCGTATTCTTAGGTTCGTTCACTCCGGAAAGTGCCGGAGATTATGCTTCGGGCACCAACCACACTCTGCCTACAAATGGTTATGCCAAAGCATTTGGTGGCGTCGGCCTTGACAGCTTTATCCGTAAAATAACTTTTCAGGAGATAAAGCCCGAAGGCATTCGCGCTATTGGTCCCGCCATCGAAGTGATGGCATTGCACGAAAACCTGGTTGCACATAAGAATGCGGTCACCGTGAGGCTGAATGAGATCAATCGTAAGAAGTAA
- a CDS encoding LptF/LptG family permease gives MKNRSWKIWEEVKLPKGKYLKRLDWYIIKKFLGTYVFAIALIISIAVVFDFNEKMDRFMSHEAPWSAIIFDYYLNFIPYFANLFSPLFVFIAVIFFTSKLAENSEIIAMFSTGMSFKRMLRPYMVSAAIIALVTFSLGSYVIPKGSVTRINFEDKYYKSRKANTARNVQLEVDTGVIAYIERFEDYSKTGYRFSLDKFNDKQLVSHLTARSITYDTTSVHKWTVKDYMIRRMDGMKESIEKGDLIDTVLFMEPADFLIMKNQQEMLTSPQLSEYIDRQRQRGFANIKEFEIEYHKRVAMSFASFILTLIGVSLSSRKTKGGMGLHLGIGLALSFSYILFQTIASTFAVNGNVPPVIAVWIPNLLYAFIAFYLYRKAPK, from the coding sequence ATGAAGAACCGGAGCTGGAAGATATGGGAGGAAGTCAAGCTGCCGAAGGGTAAATATCTGAAGCGGCTGGATTGGTATATCATTAAGAAATTTCTGGGTACATATGTATTTGCCATTGCATTGATCATTTCGATTGCAGTGGTCTTTGATTTCAATGAGAAGATGGATCGCTTCATGTCGCACGAAGCCCCGTGGAGCGCCATCATCTTTGACTATTATCTGAATTTTATCCCCTACTTCGCCAATCTGTTCAGTCCGCTGTTCGTATTTATTGCTGTCATCTTCTTTACTTCCAAACTAGCCGAAAATTCAGAAATCATTGCAATGTTTTCTACGGGCATGAGCTTCAAGCGAATGTTGCGTCCATACATGGTTTCGGCAGCCATTATCGCGTTGGTGACATTTAGCCTGGGTTCGTACGTCATTCCTAAAGGCAGTGTGACACGTATCAATTTTGAAGACAAGTATTATAAATCCCGTAAGGCAAATACTGCACGAAATGTTCAACTGGAAGTGGATACGGGAGTCATTGCTTATATCGAGCGCTTTGAAGATTATAGTAAAACCGGCTATCGCTTTTCTTTGGATAAGTTCAATGATAAGCAGCTGGTGTCTCATCTTACGGCACGCTCCATCACGTATGACACAACTTCCGTACATAAATGGACTGTTAAAGATTACATGATTCGCCGGATGGATGGCATGAAGGAAAGCATCGAGAAAGGTGACCTGATAGATACTGTCCTTTTTATGGAACCTGCCGATTTTCTCATCATGAAAAACCAGCAGGAAATGTTGACCAGCCCTCAATTGAGCGAGTATATAGATCGCCAACGGCAACGAGGGTTTGCCAATATCAAAGAGTTTGAGATAGAATATCACAAACGGGTTGCCATGTCGTTTGCCTCTTTTATTTTAACCTTGATTGGTGTCTCTTTGTCTTCAAGGAAAACAAAGGGAGGCATGGGGTTGCACTTAGGGATAGGCCTGGCTCTAAGCTTTTCTTATATTCTTTTCCAGACCATTGCTTCTACTTTTGCCGTAAATGGAAATGTGCCTCCGGTGATTGCAGTCTGGATTCCTAACCTGCTTTATGCTTTCATCGCATTCTATCTGTACAGAAAGGCACCCAAGTAA